A window of the Lagopus muta isolate bLagMut1 chromosome 1, bLagMut1 primary, whole genome shotgun sequence genome harbors these coding sequences:
- the LOC125703363 gene encoding feather keratin 1-like has translation MVATDPSCWRRIWLELPLFLRCVCSDPGQMSFVVHLHPTAMSCFDLCRPCGPTPLANSCNEPCVRQCQDSRVVIQPSPVVVTLPGPILSSFPQNTAVGSSTSAAVGSILSQEGVPISSGGFGFSGLGGRFSSRRCLPC, from the exons ATGGTGGCAACAGATCCCTCTTGTTGGAGACGGATTTGGCTGGAGCTGCCTCTCTTTCTCAGATGTGTGTGCAGCGACCCAGGACAAATGAGTTTTGTG GTAcacctccatcccacagccatgtcctgcttCGATCTGTGCCGTCCCTGTGGCCCGACCCCGCTGGCCAACAGCTGCAACGAACCCTGTGTGcggcagtgccaggactcccgTGTGGTGATCCAGCCCTCTCctgtggtggtgaccctgcctggtcccatcctcagctccttcccccagaacacTGCTGTGGGATccagcacttctgctgctgttggcagcatcctTAGCCAGGAGGGAGTGCCTATCTCTTCTGGGGGCTTTGGCTTCTCTGGCCTGGGTGGCCGGTTCTCTAGCAGGAGGTGCCTGCCCTGCTAA
- the KCTD12 gene encoding BTB/POZ domain-containing protein KCTD12 has product MALADSARGLPNGGGVSPAAGSGATAAAGGWSAFPEIVELNVGGQVYVTRRCTVVSVRDSLLWRMFSQQQPSELPRDSKGRFFLDRDGFLFRYILDYLRDLQLVLPEHFPERSRLQREAEYFQLPDLARRLAQARAATAAARPAVLHRDGSLCADEPPLLGCLEAEPAEGGAAAASAPSPTASRSPSGGPLLTPSQSLDGAGGRRSGYITIGYRGSYTIGREAQADAKFRRVARITVCGKTALAKEVFGETLNESRDPDRPPERYTARYYLKFNFLEQAFDRLSEAGFRMAACSSTGTCAFGPEQGGPAEDKIWTSYTEYVFCRD; this is encoded by the coding sequence ATGGCCCTGGCGGACAGCGCCCGCGGGCTGCCCAACGGCGGCGGCGTGTCGccggcggcggggagcggggcgacagcggcggcgggcggctgGTCGGCCTTTCCCGAGATCGTGGAGCTGAACGTGGGCGGGCAGGTGTACGTGACGCGGCGCTGCACCGTCGTCTCGGTGCGAGACTCGCTGCTCTGGCGCATGTTCtcgcagcagcagcccagcgaACTGCCCCGGGACAGCAAGGGCCGTTTCTTCCTCGACCGCGACGGTTTCCTCTTCCGCTACATCCTGGACTACCTGCGGGACctgcagctggtgctgcccGAGCACTTCCCCGAACGCAGCCGTCTGCAGCGCGAAGCCGAGTACTTCCAGCTGCCCGACCTGGCGCGCCGCCTGGCGCAGGCTCGggccgccaccgccgccgcccgccccgccgtgCTGCACCGCGACGGCTCGCTGTGCGCCGACGAACCGCCGCTGCTCGGCTGCTTGGAGGCAGAGCCCGCGGAAGGAGGCGCCGCGGCGGCGTCCGCGCCGTCGCCCACCGCCAGCCGCAGCCCCTCGGGCGGGCCGCTGCTGACGCCCTCGCAGTCGCTGgacggggcgggcgggcggcgctcCGGCTACATCACCATCGGCTACCGCGGCTCCTACACCATCGGGCGGGAGGCGCAGGCCGACGCCAAGTTCCGGCGGGTGGCGCGCATCACCGTGTGCGGCAAGACCGCGCTGGCCAAGGAGGTTTTCGGGGAAACGCTGAACGAGAGCCGCGACCCCGATCGCCCCCCCGAGCGCTACACCGCCCGCTACTACCTCAAGTTCAACTTCCTCGAGCAAGCCTTCGACCGTCTCTCCGAGGCCGGCTTCCGCATGGCCGCCTGCTCCTCCACCGGCACTTGCGCCTTCGGCCCCGAGCAGGGTGGTCCCGCCGAGGACAAGATCTGGACCAGCTACACCGAGTACGTCTTCTGCAGAGACTGA